The following proteins are co-located in the Paenibacillus sp. FSL H8-0079 genome:
- a CDS encoding LacI family DNA-binding transcriptional regulator, whose product MTNISEIASLAGVSTATISRVINRHPYVSESTRKKVIEIMEQLDYVPNGNAISLKKGATCLIGIVAVDFNPLFIRFIEAFTQSAEKQGFNITLFITNGQVEKELVALEMLKRKQLDAIVCVLRSNEWNVIESYTKYGPIITWQRLENRNIPSVFMDQYEAYGIGLEHLYLKGYRKILSVYPISNGLNAKERMRAYADFIAKYKLTVDFPNFQDKIYVRDGEELARWWIAQTNRPDAIFCANDEVAAGFITELRRAKFSVPRDVGIIGFDNTEMANLMDLTTIHYPVDQQAENAFLILQNMLHSTDKTLIPLKYTLIERHTT is encoded by the coding sequence ATGACAAATATCAGCGAGATTGCCAGTTTGGCAGGTGTGTCTACGGCAACCATTTCACGTGTTATTAATAGGCACCCCTACGTAAGCGAATCAACTAGAAAGAAAGTAATTGAAATTATGGAACAACTGGATTATGTACCTAACGGCAATGCAATATCTCTAAAAAAGGGTGCTACCTGTTTGATTGGAATTGTCGCAGTCGATTTTAATCCGTTATTTATCAGATTCATAGAGGCCTTTACTCAGTCTGCTGAGAAACAGGGATTCAACATTACTCTGTTCATTACGAATGGTCAGGTAGAGAAAGAGCTGGTGGCACTCGAAATGCTGAAGCGGAAACAACTAGACGCGATCGTATGTGTGCTCCGAAGCAATGAATGGAACGTTATCGAATCCTATACCAAATATGGCCCGATCATCACATGGCAGCGGCTTGAAAACAGAAATATCCCCTCTGTGTTTATGGATCAGTACGAAGCATATGGAATTGGACTTGAACACTTATACCTCAAAGGATATAGAAAGATCCTTAGTGTATACCCCATATCTAACGGACTTAACGCAAAAGAGCGTATGAGAGCATACGCTGACTTTATTGCCAAATATAAATTGACGGTGGACTTCCCCAATTTTCAGGATAAGATTTATGTACGAGACGGAGAAGAACTTGCAAGATGGTGGATTGCACAAACAAACAGACCCGATGCTATTTTTTGTGCTAATGATGAGGTTGCAGCCGGATTTATTACTGAACTACGGAGGGCTAAATTTTCGGTTCCAAGGGACGTTGGGATCATCGGATTTGATAATACCGAGATGGCAAATTTAATGGATCTGACAACGATTCACTATCCTGTTGATCAGCAGGCAGAGAATGCATTTTTAATTTTACAGAACATGCTTCATTCAACTGACAAGACATTGATTCCTCTGAAATACACTTTGATTGAAAGGCATACAACTTAG
- a CDS encoding 6-phospho-beta-glucosidase has protein sequence MKKGLKIVTIGGGSSYTPELMEGFIKRHHELPVKELWLVDIEAGKEKLEVVGAMAKRMIRAAGIDCEVHLSLDRREALTDADFVTTQLRVGLMDARIKDETIPNKYGMIGQETNGAGGMLKAFRTIPVVLDIVNDMKELCPDAWLINFTNPAGMVTEAVLRYGKWDKVIGLCNVPIMSTKIESAVLEKPEEELFFKFAGINHLHWHKIYDKSGQDLTLEAIDKMYGPEAKVDKMVENIPNMRFLHEQILQLKMLPCPYHRYYYMTDAIIHEELEEVNTVGSRGQVVKQLEESLFELYRNPELDYKPKELEKRGGAHYSDAACEIINSIYNDKGTRMVVSTRNNGAISDLPSESAIEITSMITSHGAEPVHFGSFPPAQRGLLQVMKAMEELTIEAAVTGDYATALQAFTMNPLVQSGDIAKALLDELLEVHQAYLPQFHQ, from the coding sequence ATGAAAAAAGGATTAAAGATTGTAACCATCGGCGGTGGTTCCAGCTATACACCGGAACTCATGGAAGGTTTTATCAAACGTCATCATGAACTTCCTGTCAAAGAATTATGGCTTGTGGACATCGAGGCGGGGAAGGAAAAACTCGAGGTCGTTGGCGCCATGGCTAAGCGAATGATAAGAGCCGCAGGAATCGACTGTGAAGTTCATTTATCGCTAGATCGCCGGGAAGCATTAACGGATGCAGACTTTGTAACTACACAACTTAGAGTAGGGCTGATGGATGCCCGTATCAAGGACGAAACTATCCCCAATAAATATGGCATGATTGGACAAGAAACAAATGGGGCAGGAGGCATGCTTAAAGCTTTTCGAACCATTCCGGTAGTTTTAGATATTGTTAATGATATGAAAGAACTCTGTCCGGATGCATGGCTCATTAACTTCACTAACCCTGCAGGCATGGTGACGGAAGCGGTTCTCCGTTATGGAAAGTGGGACAAAGTGATCGGACTATGCAATGTTCCTATTATGTCCACCAAAATTGAATCAGCCGTATTGGAAAAACCGGAGGAGGAACTATTCTTCAAATTTGCGGGCATTAACCATTTGCACTGGCACAAGATTTATGATAAGTCCGGACAAGATCTTACCCTTGAAGCAATCGACAAAATGTACGGACCGGAAGCCAAAGTGGATAAAATGGTTGAGAATATCCCCAATATGCGATTTTTGCACGAACAGATTCTCCAATTGAAAATGCTTCCTTGTCCATACCACCGTTATTACTACATGACCGATGCGATAATCCATGAAGAGCTGGAAGAAGTAAACACAGTAGGTAGCCGTGGCCAAGTCGTCAAACAGTTGGAAGAAAGCCTTTTTGAGCTGTACAGAAATCCGGAGCTAGATTACAAACCGAAAGAGTTGGAAAAAAGAGGTGGTGCGCATTATAGTGATGCTGCATGCGAGATCATCAATTCCATTTATAACGATAAAGGAACTCGAATGGTTGTTAGCACTCGGAACAACGGGGCAATCAGTGATCTGCCAAGCGAGAGTGCGATTGAAATTACAAGCATGATTACTTCTCACGGTGCAGAACCTGTCCATTTCGGCTCATTCCCTCCCGCACAACGAGGATTGTTGCAAGTTATGAAAGCAATGGAAGAACTAACTATAGAAGCCGCTGTGACAGGCGATTATGCTACGGCATTACAGGCATTCACCATGAATCCACTTGTTCAGAGTGGTGACATAGCCAAGGCTTTGCTCGATGAATTGCTTGAAGTGCACCAAGCTTATTTGCCCCAGTTTCATCAATAA